One window from the genome of Cryptomeria japonica chromosome 6, Sugi_1.0, whole genome shotgun sequence encodes:
- the LOC131035667 gene encoding transcription termination factor MTERF8, chloroplastic: MSTTLCCNLFVVVAAPMNSILCCKLFSIRPFHFRNVFSTIAHSQSLVSLFDSSKLNMSEADITRILKLAPQFQNPRALLKVEQFIHSLKKHGCSEVQIAKIMKTMPRLIGRAEGTLEPKLKLLEDFGFVDRNLAKLLTINPSILCNSLNSSLLPKMVFLKEVFQSQDVLVKALLKSPRLLSFSLEKNLKPSFAFWQGWGFCGTGLFSFLRVQPDVLSRTSLTPARVDLIHKIGVDKESKMFKYIVSIVAVSRVETLEAKIENLKYCGLSAEEIWQLFGACPLLLKFSKENVKKKMDFLVNTMELPANYAVKHPGILTVSLEKTTRPRFLVWQKIKSINDFNIAFFTVLLMTEARFVSKIIKGHPESQTLWTIYENAISDASNRTLRTESSTKP; encoded by the coding sequence ATGAGCACCACGTTATGCTGTAACCTATTTGTTGTTGTAGCAGCTCCCATGAACTCCATTTTATGCTGCAAATTGTTTTCTATTCGTCCATTCCATTTTCGCAATGTTTTCTCAACTATAGCTCATTCTCAGAGCCTCGTTTCACTCTTCGACTCCTCCAAACTTAACATGTCTGAGGCCGACATTACTCGGATCCTCAAGTTGGCTCCCCAATTCCAGAATCCTCGAGCTCTCCTCAAGGTAGAGCAGTTTATTCATTCGTTGAAGAAGCACGGCTGCTCTGAAGTCCAAATTGCTAAAATAATGAAGACAATGCCCCGGCTTATCGGAAGAGCAGAAGGAACATTGGAACCTAAGCTCAAACTACTGGAAGATTTCGGTTTTGTGGATCGAAATCTGGCCAAACTTTTGACGATCAATCCATCCATTTTGTGCAATAGCCTTAATTCCAGTCTTCTTCCCAAGATGGTGTTTCTTAAGGAAGTATTTCAGTCACAAGATGTGCTCGTTAAAGCCCTGTTAAAATCACCAAGACTTCTCAGTTTTAGCTTGGAGAAGAACCTCAAGCCCTCGTTCGCTTTTTGGCAAGGATGGGGTTTTTGTGGGACGGGGCTCTTTAGCTTCTTACGGGTACAACCGGACGTTCTCTCGCGCACTTCTCTAACGCCTGCACGCGTGGATCTCATTCACAAGATTGGCGTTGACAAGGAAAGCAAAATGTTCAAATATATTGTAAGTATAGTGGCTGTTAGCCGCGTGGAAACGTTAGAAGCCAAGATAGAGAATCTCAAATACTGCGGGCTCTCGGCTGAAGAAATCTGGCAACTATTTGGAGCTTGCCCTCTACTCCTTAAATTCTCCAAGGAAAATGTTAAGAAAAAAATGGACTTTCTAGTTAATACCATGGAACTCCCTGCAAATTATGCAGTGAAGCACCCTGGGATATTAACAGTCAGTTTGGAAAAGACTACGAGGCCCAGGTTTCTGGTTTGGCAGAAAATCAAATCCATCAATGACTTCAACATTGCTTTTTTCACGGTATTGTTGATGACAGAGGCAAGGTTTGTTAGCAAGATTATAAAAGGGCATCCTGAATCTCAAACACTATGGACAATTTATGAAAATGCCATCTCTGATGCCTCCAACCGCACATTGCGCACAGAGAGCTCAACAAAACCATAA
- the LOC131035707 gene encoding secreted RxLR effector protein 161-like — protein sequence MVFSVALLIVICISNIGDDVLFLVVYVDDLIITGSSTHLITEIKRDMFRMQDCKLAFTPMETGLKLSTKYDSPLIDETQFRELVGNLIYLTTTRPDLSFAVSYISCFMTTPKANHWVATKRVLHYVKGTSDYGLFYTKSHDPTLSGYTDLDWASSVDDRKSTSGYVFSLGSCAVIWTSKK from the exons ATGGTTTTCAGCGTAGCCCTTCTAATAGTAATCTGTATATCAAACATTGGTGATGATGTTCTCTTccttgttgtctatgtggatgacttgatcattactggcagttcaacaCATTTGATTACAGAAATCAAACGAGACAT GTTTCGAATGCAAGATTGCAAACTTGCTTTCACACCTATGGAGACAGGACTGAAGTTGTCAACCAAGTATGATTCTCCTCTTATAGATGAAACACAATTCAGGGAACTAGTGGGCAATCTCATCTATCTTACTACTACTAGACCTGATcttagttttgcagtgagctacatttcatgcTTCATGACAACCCCCAAAGCTAATCATTGGGTAGCAACGAAGCGTGTGCTACATTATGTGAAGGGCACCTCTGATTATGGACTTTTTTACACTAAGAGTCATGATCCTACACTTAGTGGCTacacagatttagattgggcaagTTCAGTTGATGACAGGAAATCAACCTCTGGATATGTGTTTAGCTTGGGATCTTGTGCAGTCATATGGACTAGTAAAAAGTAG